In Castanea sativa cultivar Marrone di Chiusa Pesio chromosome 6, ASM4071231v1, a single window of DNA contains:
- the LOC142639325 gene encoding phosphatidylinositol 4-kinase gamma 4-like, whose product MSAAGVALSPIRKESMNSARHYRSGEGSILVYSTVVGSVIPMRVLESDSISSVKLRIQTCKGFVVKKQKLVYGGRELAKNDTLIKDYGVTAGDILH is encoded by the coding sequence ATGTCTGCTGCTGGTGTTGCTTTGAGTCCAATTCGCAAAGAATCAATGAATTCTGCCAGGCATTATCGAAGCGGGGAAGGATCCATTCTTGTATACTCTACTGTTGTTGGATCTGTGATTCCTATGCGGGTGTTGGAGTCCGATTCGATATCATCAGTGAAACTTAGGATCCAGACATGTAAAGGGTTTGTAGTGAAGAAGCAGAAGCTAGTTTATGGAGGTAGAGAATTGGCCAAGAATGATACCCTCATCAAGGACTATGGTGTCACTGCCGGGGATATTCTgcattga